CGAACGCGCCGATGATTGGCGCTGGCTGGAGTGGCTGCCACATGCCAGCACGGCACAACGCGGCGGTGCCGCCGATCTGATGGCGTTCGGTGCGGAAAATGTCCGGAGTTTGGGCGCAACGCTGGATCAGAGCCTGAGCGAGCGGCGCGAATCCGCGTCGCGAACACCGTTTCTGCTGCTGATTGTCGATGCTCAGGGGCTGCCGCATATTGAGGCGCTCCGCACCATCCTGGCAGACGGAATCCAACTCGGCGCGTCGGCGATCGTCCTGTCGCCGACCGTTGAAACACTGCCGGGCGACTGCGCCACAGTGGTCACCGTAGGCACCGACCGGCGGATGCGGTGCGCCCAACTGACGGTCGGGATCGAGGTCAGCGGCACCGCAGATGCGCTAGCCGCCGCTGATGCAGAACGTGCGGCACGGTCACTGGCCGCAGCGACAACAGATAGTCCTGACGCCGGGCGCCTCCCTCGCACGGTGGATTTTCTCAGCCTTTACGGAGCAGAGTCCGCCGGGGACCTGATCGGACAGATTTCGTTCCGCTGGCGCAGCCCGGTGCGCAGCGGGTTCCTTCCGCGGCCGGTGCCAATCGGGCTTGAAGGCGTGTCGCTGCCCGTTGAACTCGCGCTTGCGGAAGGACAGCATGGGCCGCACGGGATGCTGGCGGGTACGACGGGTTCCGGCAAGTCAGAACTGCTGCAAACCCTGATCTGCGCCCTGGCCATTGAGCATGACCCCCGGCTGGTGAACTTTCTGCTGATCGACTTCAAGGGGGGGCAGCACTTTCGGTCACTTTTCACGGCTTCCGCACACGGTCGGAGTCGTTACGAACCTCGACAGCGGGTTGATCGAGCGAGTCCTGGCGGCGCTTAAAGGCGAGATGACCGCACGACAGGCAGCACTGCGCGGCCTGAACCTACGCGATATCACCCAGTATCACCGCCAGTACACTTCAACGCCCGCGCAGATGGCTTCGCCCTCCTATCAAGCGCTCGCCCACCTGTTTGTGATCGTTGACGAGTTCGCCCAGCTTGCGCGGGACTTTCCGGACTTCCTGACCGAGCTTGTCCGCGTGGCGCAGTTGGGACGCAGCCTGGGACTGCACCTTATTCTGGGGACACAGTCGCCAGCCGAAGTTGTGACTGAGGAAATGGCGGCCAACCTGCAGTTCCGCGTCAGCTTCCGCGTGCAAAGTATAGAAGCCAGCCGCGCTGTGCTGCGCCGGCCCGATGCGGCCTATCTACCCGCCGATTGGCCGGGGCGTGCCTATTTGCAGGTCGGCGAGCGCGGCATATTCCGTCAGTTTCAGACTGCCTATGCTGGCGGAGATTATGTATTCGAGCGTGCCGACCGCGAGGAAATGACTCTCGAATTGCTGACCGAAGGTGGGGCGGTGATCGACCTGCTCGACGACACCCAGCCGATGGAGGATGATCCGGTGCTGCCGCATACGGTCGCGCGGGCGGTCGTCGACGCGATCCTGGACTATACGCAGCTGAATGATGTACCGTTCATGCCTCCGCTGCTTTTGCCGCCATTAGGGGACATGGTGCCGCTGCGGACGGCATTCACCGTCGCAGGGATTACAGGCTGGAACGGCAGCAGATGGTCGAATACCGAGCATCACGGGGAAGCGCCAGTCGGCCTGACCGACGACATGGGTGCACGCAACCAGGGTGCACTGTGGCTTGACCTGCATAGCAGTACGCTGATCACGGGTGCGCCGGGCAGCGGCAAGACCTCGGCATTATGGACCCTGGCACTGGGGCTTGCGTTGATGCATACGCCCGACAGCCTCCATCTGTATGCGCTCAGCCTGACGAACAGCCTGCACGACCTCGGCAGCCTGCCACACCTCCAACCCGTGAGCGGGGCTGATCCAGAGCGCGTCCGACGACTGTTCCGCCGGCTGCTCGCCATCCTCGAAGCGCGCCAGGCCGGGGCGTCTCCAGCGCCGCTGGTCGGCCTGCTTATCGATGGGTTCGAAGCATTCCGGGACGCGTATTATGACGCGCATCTGGCGGGTGTGGAGCGGTTAATCGCTGAGGGCCGCTCACACGGAATTGCCGTCGCGATGACGTCCACCAGTATTTCGGCGCTGCCTGAGCGACTGCGTGCGTTGATTCCGCGGCGGATTGCGCTGCGCCCTGCACACCCGAGCGAGTGGGGCCTGGTGGTCGGGGCGCCGTCCCCCCGTCCTGATGTTGCGCTGCCCCCCGGACGCGGCATGGTGAGCGGGTCACCGCCCTTGAGCATTCAATTGTGTGTTCCCAGCGAATTTCCTGTCGAGTCGCCGACTTCGGGGATACGCGAAATCGGCGCAGAAATGCGGTCGGTATATGCCAGCCAGGCTGGCCGTGAGCACGGGCCATTTCCGGTAAAACGACTGCCGCACCGCGTCCCATTTACAGGCGTGCGCGAGCACTCTGCGCGGGGCGGCCAGCAGGTTTCGACTCTCGGCGTGATCGATGACGACGCACAGTCGCCGCTCGTATTCGATTGGGTAAAGGATGGCCCGCATGTTGTCATCGCCGGGGCGGCGCGTTCTGGAAAGACCAACCTGCTCCAGGCGGCGGCCATTAGCGCTGCATCGGTCTTCGCACCCGATGCCCTGCAAATCCTGCTGGTCGATTTTACGGGCCGCAGCCTGCGATCTCTGGCCGAATTACCCCATGCATTGCATATTACAGACCCGCAAATCCTCGAACTGGCGCTGCGCGAGATGAACGCGACACGTATTCGAACCGCTGTCTTTATCGACGATTATGATCTGGCCGCCGATGTCCTGAACGCGGAAGGCGGATCACTGCTGCGAATGATGCGAGATACCGCCCGCATCCGTGCCGAAACCTGGTTCTGGGTGGCAGGTTATCTCGACCGGGCCAGCGATCCGCTGATCCGGCATCTGATGATGAAACGCACCGGGTTTGCCTTTGGGGGCAGAGATGGGTTGAACGCGTTGGGACTGCGCGCCGCCCCAGAGCTAGGCGAAGTCAGCACGGCTGGTCGGGCAATCTACACTCAGGATAACCAGCTGATCGCTGCCCAGACGGCGCTGGTCGAGGATACCCGACCCTGGGTGGCGCTGGTGAAGTCGAGCTGGAGCGCAACAACCCGCGCCGCGCCGCGCGTCGAAGCACCCATCTCAGCGCCGCCCGATGACTCCTCCGGCTCGCTCGACATCGATACGCAAGGGCTGATCGGCGATCTGCTGGAGGGCGGCAATGGCTGACCTGCATCCGACACTTATCCGCGCAAACGTCGCGTTGTTTGCAGGAGACTATGCGGAAGTCCGCCGCCTGCTGACTGACTATCGTAACGAAGGCGGCGGCGCAGCAGAACACGCCCCGATGGCACTCTGGCTGGATGCCCACGCGCAGCCTGAACCGGATGAACGCCTGCGCCGGCTGGAGGCGCTGCTCACTGTGGTACCGCCCGAAAACCTGTACGGGAAACTGGCACAAACCATCATCGACCTTGAACAGCCTGCCCGGATCACGCCTGCTCCTCGATTTGGCAGACGAGGGATCGTGCTCCTCGCGATACTGGCGATTGTCATTATGGCCGGTCTGTTGGCGCTGCTCAACCGGCGGACGCCGGAAACGATCGCCCAAGTCCCGCCCACGGCCACAGTAGTTCCGACCGCCGCGCCCCTTCCTGATCGCAGCCGGCCGCTCACGGCAGATCAGTACGTGGCACGATATGCGGGTGGGACGCTACAAGTCACCGCGGTCGAGGACAATGCGCAGCGGGTGGTTGATGCGGATGGCGCCCAAGTCCAGCCGGTTCCCGGCGCGCGCTTCTTTGCAGTAGAACTGGCATTCGAGTGCCGCATCGCGATCTGCCGCCAGCCCCCGGAGGCCGACATCGGGCTGCGACTGGCCGACGACAGCCTGATCGAGGCACGACCAACGGTGTTTATCCAGAACCAAAGCCAGCTCAACGCAGTCGCGCTGGGGGTCACTACGCGTGGATGGGCGATCTTCGAAATCCCGTCAATCGTGGCTGTATCGGGCATTCAGGTTACATCCTCTGGCGCTGATGGACTGGAAGTCGCGACCGAGATTCCATTAGGGTAAAGCCAATCTACCGGCAAGAAGTAACGCCGGGGCTCGCAGCTGAGCACCTAACAGGCCGCGCTTCCAGTTGTGAACCGCATTGAGTTGCGTGTTATCCTAGTCCACATGAATGAAGAACTTGCCGTCAAACTGAGCGACCTCCGTGCGGCTGCCGAAGCAATGCGCAGCGGTACGGCGGCGATACGCGCCTCGGTGGACGCGGCCCGCGGAGAGATTTCCGCATTGGCGGCACACATCAATCCACAAGTTACGCCTTCCTTCAGCCAACTGGTCTACAGCGGTAGGCTGGTCGAGCTTACCGACACTCTGGGCCGGCTGGCGCTGCAGTTGATGCGCACCGCCGACGATGTCGACTCCGCTGCGCGCTGGCAAGGACCGCCGCTCGGCATCCTGTGGGACAGAATCGGCTCGCGCGTCCGGGTTGGAGCCTCAGCCGAGCGCGCTGATCCCGCACTCGCCAGCTACACGCTGGGCAGTTACATCTCGCCAGCCAACCGCCCGCTTTACGACACACTGCTTGATGACCAAACGGCACTGGCAAACGAACGAGCAACGATTGCAGAGCTAGTCGACGCGCGCGAAAGGGCGGCAAACGACTCCGCGACGCTGCGCGACCGTCTGCGCGTTTATGGAGAGACGAACATCGCGTCCGTGCCACGCGTACAGGTACTCGACCGGCAAATTGCGGAATACGATCGCGACATTCGCGCTGGCGAGGGCCGCGTCGAAGCGCTGGAATCGCGCATCGACAGCGCCACACGGCGGCTGATTGCCGTCAATCCTGCCGATAGTGCCGATGTCTATCTGATCCGTCAGCTCGAAGGCGGAGAATCGGCCCCCTATGTGCTCTCGAACACACGCGATTGCGTCAACTACATCGCCAGCCGCGTCCCAATTCCCGGCGAACTCGCGGCAAATGCACACCTGTGGGACCAACGCGCAGCAGAATACCCCCAGTTCGGAATCCGCACGGGCGATATTCCGCTTCCTGGCGCGATTCTGGTGATGGAGGCCGACCATCCCTACGCTGACGACCGCTATGGTCATGTCATGCTGGTGGAACGGATAGACTCAGCAGGCGGCGTGTGGATCACCGATAACAACCATTCGACGCCCACAAGACTGAGCGATCTGACGTCCGTGACAACTGGCGAAAAAGTGAAGTACCTTTACCTACCGTGGTTCACGAAAGCCTGACAGCCGCTATCCTTCCAGTTCGTCGTAGGCTCTGAGCGTCAGGAACTCCTCGAAGTCTTCCTGCGTCACCAACTCTTGAAACAGGGTTGTCGCGCGATCGAATTTTCCTGTCTTGAGCTTATCTTCACCAACCTCCGACGCGATCTCGTCCATCGCCTGCTCGAAAGCCGTGTTGAAGACTTCCGTGGTAATCGAGCGTCCGTCGTCCAGAGTTGCGCCGTGATAGAGCCACTGCCACACCTGCGTGCGGCAGATCTCGGCGGTCGCCGCGTCTTCCATCAGGTTATAGAGCGGCACACAGCCGAGACCGCGCAACCATGACTCCAGGTAGCGTACGCCAACCTTGATGTTTCCGACCAATCCACCCCAGGTGATCGTCCCGGTACTCGGCGCGATCAGTTCTGCGGCGGCAGGTGCAGGCCGGTCGAATACCCGGCTAATCTGATTGGGACCGGGCATGTGCTCGTTGAAAACCTCCAGCGCAACAGGTACCAGACCCGGGTGGGCAACCCATGTCCCGTCATGCCCGTCGGTCACTTCGCGAAGCTTGTCGGCGCGAACACGCTCCAGCGCAACGGCATTTGCCACCGGATCGGTGCGGATCGGAATATAGGCCGCCATTCCTCCCATCGCGTGCGCACCGCGCTTGTGGCAGACCCGCACGACGTGAAGCGCGTAGGCGCGCATGAAAGGTACTGTCATCGTGACCTGAGCGCGGTCGGGAAGTATGACATTCGAGCGCGTCTTCAGGGTTTTGAGATAGCTGAACAGGTAATCCCAGCGACCGCAGTTGAGTCCGGCACTGTGATCGCGCAGTTCGTAGAGAATTTCTTCGGCCTCGAAGGCGGCCGGCAGGGTTTCAATCAGAACCGTGGCGCGAATGCTGCTTTGGGGGACACCGAGCGCATCCTCTGCCAAGACGAAGATGTCGTTCCACAGGCGCGCTTCGAGGTGGCTCTGGAGTTTAGGCAGGTAGAAGTAGGGGCCGCTGCCGCGCTGAAGAAGTATCTTTGCGTTATGGAAGAAATACAGGCCAAAGTCAAATAATGCGGCGGGTATTGGCCTGCCTTCATAGGTGACATGACGCTCATCAAGGTGCCAGCCGCGCGTCCTGACAATCAGGGTGGCGGTCTGGTTGTTCAGGGCATAGCGTTTGCCTTCTTCGCTCACAAAACGGATCGTGCGGCGGATCGCGTCACGTAGATTGGCCTGGCCCTCGATCATGTTTTCCCATGTCGGCGTATTCGAGTCTTCGAAATCGGCCATGAAGCAATAGGCGCCCGAGTTCAGAGCATTGATGACCATTTTGCGATCGGTTGGCCCCGTGATCTCGACGCGGCGATCCATAAGGTCCGGCACGGGCTCCACAACCCGCCAGGAGGGATCGGCACGGATATGGGCCGTCTCCGGCAGGAAGTCGGGGTTTTCGCCGGCATCGAAACGGGACTGGCGTTCGTGACGGGCTTCGAGAAGGGCATCGCGGCGGGCGGAAAAGGTACTCACCAGGAGAGTCAGAAAATTGAGTGCATCCGGGGTGAGGAATTCGCGGTTGAACTCGTTGTGCGGTGCTGACACGACAAGCGATGCGCCGGGATCTTCTGACATATTGATTGCTCCTGACCACTTTAAAATGAGCCGACTGTACGTATTCTATCGCACGGTGTTCAACGCTGTGATATATTGTAACGGTGTCAAGGCGCATCGTACCGCTGTTACTGGGGAACGCTGGATGTCATCAACCAACGTAAATGTGATGGTCAAAGAAGCCGTTCGGGCACTCAAGGCCAATAACAAGGCAGAGGCCCGTTCGCTGTTGGAGAAGGCAACCGAACTTGATCCTTACAGCGAACAGGCGTGGCTGTGGCTGAGCGGGGTAGTCGAGACGGAAGACGACCAGCGCACCTGTTTGCAGAACGTCCTGTTCATCAATCCTGGCAACGAAAACGCCAAACAGGGATTGGTGATGCTGGAAGCGAAATCGGCCGCCAAACCCGCGCCCGAGCCGGAACCTCTCAATTCGAATGCGTTTGCCGATTTCGACCTGCCATCCGGCAATGATTGGCTGGCCGAACTGGACGAAATGCGTCTCAGCACCACCTCAATGCCGACGACCAATCCCTTCAACGTGCCCCTCGATACGTATGAAGATGTGGGCGGTGAAGCTTTTGCCGACCCCTTTGGCGACCCGTTCGGCTCTGCGGATGGACCATTCAGCGCCAGTGTGCCGGCGATGCCTACGATTCCCGCTCCCCCGCCAAACACCATGGTTGCCGCCAAGGCCAGTGACCTCGAGGACGATCTCGATTCGCTGTTTGGGAGCGGCGGCGCTCCTTCCAGCCCGGAAATGGGTTCGGTGAAAGGTAAGCAGGCGAAGACGCGCGAAAAGGCAGCGCCGGAGCAAAAGCGCGATCCGCTGGAAGGCATTACCGAAGACGCAGATGCGGGAACGCTGTTCGGCATCATCCCGGCCGGGATCAGGCCGAGCAAGCTGCCGGGTTCGCCAGTCAAGGCGACGGTCGGGCTGCGGGTGCTCTTCGCACTCCTGATTTTGGGCAATGTGGCCATCGTGACCCTGATTTTCATGAAGGTGACCGGGACCTAACCCGGGATATTCCGCGAGTCACGGCATAGACAAACACCAGTGGGTGTGATACCCTTCATCGTCACGTCAGACAAACACGAATTATTGAAGGACACGGGAAGACCGATGGCGAATCATAAATCCGCCCTGAAGCGCATCCGTCAGACGGCAAAGCGCCGCATTGAAAACCGCACGTTCCGCAACCGCGCCCGTACTTTCGTCAAGAAGGCGCGCACGACGATCAAGGCCAGCGGTTCTGCTGCGCCGTCGGTCGAAGCTGTTCGTGAGGCCGTTCGCGATCTGGACAAGGCCGCAAGCCGCGGCGTGATCCATCCCCGCAACGCTGCGCGTCGCAAGAGCCGGTTGATGAAGCTGCTGGCTGCGCAGGCCGCCTCCAAGTAGATTTGCAGGACAAGAGAATCCCCTTGCCGGATTGTCAGCAAGGGGATTTTTCGATTCATGGCCGTGTAGAACAAGGTGGTTTTGTGCAGTTACTTCGCTACCTAAAACGGGATCAGGACTTGGCGCCGCTCTCGGCGACTTCCAACCGGTATCCCACGCCGCGTACCGTACGCAGATGATCGTTGGCGCCCGCCGCCTTCAATAAGTCGCGTACTTTACTGATGTGAACGTCCAGCGTACGCGTGTCCCCAACATAATCTGTTTGCCAGACGACGCTCATCAGCATCGCGCGATCCACGGTGATATTGGGGTGACGCAGGAATACTTCAAAAAGGGATGCTAGTTTCGGATTGAGCTGGGACTCGTGGCCGTTGATGGTGAGCAGACGACGCTGTATCTGCATCATGAAGGGGCCGGCACTGAGAGTTTCGTCGGTGGGCTGCTTGAGCAGTTTCTCAATTTGATTGCTCAGCTTGCGCGCGCTGATTGGCAGGTGAAGAGTCACGTCGCACAATCCGTTCGAGGCGCGTTCCCCTGCCGACAGAATGCGGATGAGTTTAGTAGACGGCAAAGCCTCGTGCAGGGCTTTAAGCGCGCGGTCGCCGTGGGTGCGGAGACTCGCGGCATCCCAGATCGCCAGGCGCGGATACTGAACGACTGCGGCAGCCTGGGCGGCCTTTCCGCTATCCGCCGTGGCAATTAAATAGCGTTTGGCAAGGGCCTCGACTCTCTGTTTGGCATCTCTCGCAGTAAGACGGCCAATGTACAAAATAGCCGGTCGGGGCTCCATAAAGCGACTCCATCATGCCAAAACGGCGTGCGCCGAGTCATAATCAAACAGCATTAACAGTCCCCAGGCCACCCATGTCAAATCAAAGCCCAACGAATCGGGCCGCACAGGAAGACGTTGGCGGGATGAGGCGGGGGATAATTCGTCTTCAGATTATAGACTATCGCAAC
The nucleotide sequence above comes from Candidatus Flexicrinis proximus. Encoded proteins:
- a CDS encoding CHAP domain-containing protein; this encodes MNEELAVKLSDLRAAAEAMRSGTAAIRASVDAARGEISALAAHINPQVTPSFSQLVYSGRLVELTDTLGRLALQLMRTADDVDSAARWQGPPLGILWDRIGSRVRVGASAERADPALASYTLGSYISPANRPLYDTLLDDQTALANERATIAELVDARERAANDSATLRDRLRVYGETNIASVPRVQVLDRQIAEYDRDIRAGEGRVEALESRIDSATRRLIAVNPADSADVYLIRQLEGGESAPYVLSNTRDCVNYIASRVPIPGELAANAHLWDQRAAEYPQFGIRTGDIPLPGAILVMEADHPYADDRYGHVMLVERIDSAGGVWITDNNHSTPTRLSDLTSVTTGEKVKYLYLPWFTKA
- the aceB gene encoding malate synthase A, which gives rise to MSEDPGASLVVSAPHNEFNREFLTPDALNFLTLLVSTFSARRDALLEARHERQSRFDAGENPDFLPETAHIRADPSWRVVEPVPDLMDRRVEITGPTDRKMVINALNSGAYCFMADFEDSNTPTWENMIEGQANLRDAIRRTIRFVSEEGKRYALNNQTATLIVRTRGWHLDERHVTYEGRPIPAALFDFGLYFFHNAKILLQRGSGPYFYLPKLQSHLEARLWNDIFVLAEDALGVPQSSIRATVLIETLPAAFEAEEILYELRDHSAGLNCGRWDYLFSYLKTLKTRSNVILPDRAQVTMTVPFMRAYALHVVRVCHKRGAHAMGGMAAYIPIRTDPVANAVALERVRADKLREVTDGHDGTWVAHPGLVPVALEVFNEHMPGPNQISRVFDRPAPAAAELIAPSTGTITWGGLVGNIKVGVRYLESWLRGLGCVPLYNLMEDAATAEICRTQVWQWLYHGATLDDGRSITTEVFNTAFEQAMDEIASEVGEDKLKTGKFDRATTLFQELVTQEDFEEFLTLRAYDELEG
- a CDS encoding 30S ribosomal protein S20; protein product: MANHKSALKRIRQTAKRRIENRTFRNRARTFVKKARTTIKASGSAAPSVEAVREAVRDLDKAASRGVIHPRNAARRKSRLMKLLAAQAASK
- a CDS encoding winged helix-turn-helix transcriptional regulator, translated to MEPRPAILYIGRLTARDAKQRVEALAKRYLIATADSGKAAQAAAVVQYPRLAIWDAASLRTHGDRALKALHEALPSTKLIRILSAGERASNGLCDVTLHLPISARKLSNQIEKLLKQPTDETLSAGPFMMQIQRRLLTINGHESQLNPKLASLFEVFLRHPNITVDRAMLMSVVWQTDYVGDTRTLDVHISKVRDLLKAAGANDHLRTVRGVGYRLEVAESGAKS